The following coding sequences lie in one Oligoflexia bacterium genomic window:
- the fliD gene encoding flagellar filament capping protein FliD, whose protein sequence is MGISFGSINTGLPPNIVKQLVEAERMPLKALEARKGKEQEKLKLVDDLTSKVREIASGLRELGSTRGFSDIKIETGDPNVVAATAEKGVAQKGNYMVEVMKLAHKTAAASNGFPDKNETQVGVGYLKIKDASGGAREVYVDKNNNTLEGLAKLINAKSLGVQASVIQDNTDKDYPYRLLLTGKGIGEGGGVEFPTFYFLDGDQDFYMEKERPAENGRVKVDGFEFEITDNNLKDVIPGISLQLRQAAPGREIFVDVGEDREVILGKVKKFVDGMNGVFAFIQQQNALDKDSDTTRTLGGDSLLRNIENRFRNTLQNPVYAAKGGIKYLAETGISFARNGQLQFDEEKFNAAVARDLEGLQEFFVGDNLSYGLIPQVKMVIGQMIDTGTGPLLQRSKGIKDKITQFDQQIANKERMLQQKEAQLKQQFARLEETMSKLKSQGSFLQAKMGGPAISGFNLQEA, encoded by the coding sequence TTGGGTATTAGCTTCGGATCAATCAACACAGGTTTACCTCCCAACATAGTTAAGCAACTTGTTGAGGCGGAGCGTATGCCACTCAAGGCTCTTGAAGCGCGCAAAGGTAAAGAGCAAGAGAAGCTAAAGCTCGTTGATGATCTCACAAGTAAAGTGCGAGAGATTGCAAGTGGACTACGTGAGCTTGGAAGTACACGTGGATTTTCTGATATTAAAATCGAAACGGGTGATCCAAATGTAGTTGCTGCTACTGCAGAAAAAGGTGTGGCTCAAAAAGGCAATTACATGGTTGAAGTTATGAAGCTTGCCCATAAGACTGCAGCTGCGAGTAATGGTTTTCCTGATAAAAATGAAACACAAGTTGGGGTTGGATATTTAAAAATCAAAGATGCTTCAGGTGGTGCACGTGAAGTTTACGTTGATAAGAATAACAACACACTTGAAGGCTTGGCCAAACTTATCAATGCAAAGAGTTTGGGCGTTCAAGCTTCAGTCATTCAAGACAATACTGATAAAGATTATCCTTACCGACTACTCCTAACTGGAAAAGGAATTGGTGAGGGTGGTGGAGTTGAGTTTCCTACATTTTATTTTCTTGATGGGGATCAAGATTTTTATATGGAGAAAGAGCGCCCTGCTGAAAATGGGCGTGTCAAAGTTGATGGTTTTGAATTTGAAATTACTGATAATAATTTAAAAGACGTCATCCCAGGAATCTCACTTCAATTAAGGCAAGCCGCACCTGGTAGAGAAATTTTTGTCGATGTTGGCGAAGACCGTGAAGTTATTTTGGGTAAGGTAAAAAAGTTTGTTGATGGAATGAACGGAGTATTTGCATTTATTCAACAACAAAACGCACTTGATAAAGACTCTGATACAACACGTACGCTAGGTGGCGATAGCCTATTAAGAAATATTGAAAATCGTTTTAGAAACACACTTCAAAATCCTGTTTATGCTGCCAAGGGCGGTATTAAGTATTTAGCCGAAACAGGAATTTCATTCGCGCGTAACGGACAATTACAATTTGATGAAGAAAAATTTAACGCTGCAGTAGCTAGAGATTTAGAGGGGCTTCAAGAATTTTTCGTCGGAGACAATCTTAGTTACGGTCTTATTCCTCAGGTGAAGATGGTCATCGGGCAAATGATCGATACAGGTACGGGGCCACTTCTACAACGATCAAAGGGTATCAAAGATAAGATCACACAGTTTGATCAGCAGATTGCAAATAAAGAACGAATGCTCCAGCAAAAAGAGGCGCAGCTCAAGCAACAGTTTGCGCGGCTCGAAGAGACAATGTCGAAATTGAAATCTCAAGGTTCATTTTTGCAAGCTAAAATGGGTGGCCCCGCAATAAGCGGATTTAATTTACAAGAAGCTTAA
- a CDS encoding flagellin, producing MGLRISTNIASINAQRTLGNTQREVQNSSAQLASGNRINKSGDDAAGLAISETLKAQVRGFRQASRNASDGISLVQTSEGGLNEISNIIVRLRELGVQASSDTVGDRERGMIDVEVQQLKAESQRIALTTKFGTKALLDGTGETLDFQVGVNNNGFQDRISFNAGAANATIDALEIADIDYKTKEGAQGSLAQLDEASIRVNKTRADLGALQNRLQSTIQNLGIQDENLSAANSRIRDTDVANATAEMTRNNVLLNANVSTLAQANQVGGLALKLIG from the coding sequence ATGGGCTTACGCATATCAACTAATATCGCCTCAATCAACGCGCAACGTACACTTGGCAACACACAGAGGGAAGTTCAAAATTCTTCTGCGCAGTTAGCTTCAGGTAACAGAATAAATAAATCAGGTGATGATGCTGCAGGTTTGGCAATCAGTGAAACACTGAAAGCTCAAGTTCGCGGTTTCCGTCAAGCGTCACGTAACGCCAGCGATGGTATTTCACTGGTACAAACATCAGAAGGTGGTCTCAATGAGATCAGTAACATCATTGTTCGTTTGCGCGAACTCGGTGTTCAAGCTTCTTCTGATACAGTGGGTGATCGTGAGCGCGGCATGATCGATGTCGAAGTTCAACAACTCAAAGCAGAATCACAACGTATTGCTTTAACAACTAAGTTTGGCACAAAAGCACTCTTAGATGGAACAGGTGAAACGCTTGATTTCCAAGTTGGTGTTAACAACAATGGTTTTCAAGATCGCATCTCTTTTAATGCAGGTGCTGCAAACGCAACTATTGATGCATTAGAGATCGCAGATATTGATTATAAAACAAAAGAAGGCGCACAAGGCTCATTAGCTCAACTTGATGAAGCCTCAATTCGAGTAAACAAAACACGCGCCGATCTTGGAGCTCTACAAAATCGTTTACAATCAACGATTCAGAATTTAGGAATCCAAGATGAAAATCTCTCAGCAGCCAACAGCCGTATCCGTGACACTGACGTTGCAAATGCAACTGCAGAAATGACACGTAATAATGTGCTCTTGAATGCAAACGTCTCAACATTAGCGCAAGCCAACCAAGTTGGTGGATTAGCACTAAAGCTCATCGGGTGA
- a CDS encoding flagellar protein FlaG: MNIKGIVGNLIPIDILKTDRRKTQNTSDRDPQQGGGGDAQPEQHRFTDSELQDALKLLKDLPGIKENHLQFRVERNDKRVVVFVEDSTGKVIRRIPDTELWYMLKNRQHDQSRGNLLNKAL; encoded by the coding sequence ATGAATATAAAAGGAATTGTAGGAAATCTAATTCCCATCGATATTCTGAAGACTGATCGTCGAAAAACTCAGAATACATCCGATAGGGATCCGCAACAAGGCGGTGGTGGTGATGCTCAGCCAGAGCAACATCGATTTACCGATTCTGAATTGCAAGATGCCCTTAAACTTCTAAAAGATCTTCCAGGTATAAAAGAAAATCATCTGCAGTTTAGAGTTGAGCGAAATGATAAACGAGTTGTCGTGTTTGTCGAAGATTCCACAGGAAAAGTAATTCGCCGTATTCCCGATACTGAGCTTTGGTATATGTTGAAAAACCGCCAGCATGACCAATCGCGCGGAAATTTATTGAATAAGGCGTTGTAA
- a CDS encoding flagellin has product MGLRINTNVASLNAQRQLGVQAARNEHALAALSSGSRIVRAADDAAGLAISENIRGQLGGMKQARNNAYNAVSLIQVSEGGLNEVSNILIRLRELGVQAASDNISDVERGFLNTEAQQLIQEGDRIAKTTRFGTKQLLDGSGEELEYQVGAFAGPDNVIKYNMNADARAETLGYGGLSVGEKDEARETLQKVDDALIKVGKLRADFGAVQNRLQATVSNLDIQTENLAAGNSRLRDADIAKETAEIAQSQVLQAGAVSVLAQANQVPAQALKLIG; this is encoded by the coding sequence ATGGGCTTAAGAATTAATACAAACGTGGCGTCTTTAAATGCACAACGACAGTTGGGCGTTCAAGCAGCACGTAACGAACATGCGTTAGCCGCATTATCTTCAGGTAGCCGAATTGTTCGCGCTGCTGATGATGCTGCAGGTTTAGCGATCTCAGAAAATATCCGAGGACAACTCGGCGGTATGAAACAAGCACGCAACAACGCGTACAACGCAGTTTCACTGATTCAAGTAAGTGAAGGCGGTCTCAATGAAGTATCAAATATTTTGATTCGATTGAGAGAGTTGGGCGTTCAAGCTGCTTCAGACAACATCAGCGATGTTGAAAGAGGTTTCTTAAATACAGAAGCTCAACAATTAATTCAAGAAGGCGATCGTATCGCAAAAACAACACGTTTTGGTACAAAGCAATTACTTGATGGTTCAGGTGAAGAGTTGGAATATCAAGTAGGTGCGTTTGCTGGTCCAGATAACGTAATTAAATATAATATGAATGCTGATGCTCGCGCTGAAACACTCGGTTACGGGGGTCTAAGTGTTGGTGAAAAAGATGAAGCTCGTGAAACTTTACAAAAAGTTGACGATGCTCTCATTAAGGTTGGTAAACTCCGCGCAGATTTCGGAGCAGTTCAGAATCGTTTACAAGCAACTGTAAGTAACCTCGACATCCAAACAGAAAATTTGGCTGCTGGTAACTCACGTTTGCGTGATGCTGACATTGCAAAAGAAACCGCAGAGATTGCTCAATCTCAAGTGCTTCAGGCTGGTGCCGTGAGTGTTCTTGCTCAAGCAAACCAAGTACCTGCCCAAGCTCTAAAATTGATCGGTTGA
- a CDS encoding FAD-dependent oxidoreductase: MSEKWISRRSVLKAGLVGAVGAGLGGAWFFKSKYYSALAGLGATGSVNGDPSPISKIFETSTLKDYTGDDPHRAHPILWDKTGFLKKINGRPSSSENTSVIIVGGGISGLASAYYLRDQKPILLEQASQFGGNSKGEKWEDISYSIGAAYITRPSVDSPAALLLKDLNLLDFRNDDSGNAHVLMGNAKKIISPFWSGATDPARAAEFKSVHKTLIEFGEKTYPDIPWNKDSTISKTEYDKLDRLSFAQWSQSKFQNLHPHIAEFFNEYAWSAFAGGVDEISAAQMIGFLASDLVGITVFPGGNAAIAQAMYERLKNTLPENSLRANSLVLDVRTTSSGVEVTYTQNGETKTISAKACVFAAPKFVAKRVIENLPATQLEAMQKIKYRAYLVANVLLNKKFKSPSYDLFRLTPATITDPAVDSKSRAFTDVIFASWAAADNSQRSVLTLYHGCPYDGARGELYSIDSFSNTKALFESSLPDLLSALSLSQSDVEDLRITRWGHALPLAEKGLLADGFLELAHQAIENRIFFAHQDNWANPCFETALSSAIDATSKTLQTIKM, from the coding sequence ATGTCAGAAAAATGGATTTCACGAAGAAGTGTACTCAAAGCGGGTTTAGTTGGAGCCGTAGGCGCAGGCCTTGGTGGTGCATGGTTTTTCAAATCAAAATATTATAGTGCACTAGCGGGTCTCGGTGCGACGGGCAGTGTAAATGGTGATCCGTCACCAATTTCAAAAATATTTGAAACATCAACTTTAAAAGATTACACAGGTGATGATCCACACCGCGCGCATCCGATTCTCTGGGATAAAACTGGGTTTTTAAAAAAGATAAATGGGCGACCATCCTCGTCTGAGAATACATCTGTTATTATTGTCGGTGGTGGAATAAGTGGTTTAGCGTCGGCTTATTATTTACGTGATCAAAAACCTATTTTATTAGAACAAGCTTCTCAGTTTGGCGGTAATTCAAAAGGTGAAAAATGGGAAGACATCTCTTATTCAATCGGTGCTGCGTATATCACCCGACCTAGTGTTGATTCTCCGGCCGCTTTACTACTCAAAGATTTAAATCTACTTGATTTTAGAAATGATGATTCTGGTAATGCACATGTACTTATGGGAAATGCGAAAAAAATAATTTCCCCATTTTGGAGTGGCGCAACTGATCCTGCGAGGGCTGCAGAGTTTAAATCTGTTCATAAAACGCTTATTGAATTTGGTGAGAAGACTTACCCGGATATTCCTTGGAACAAAGACTCAACCATTTCAAAAACTGAATACGATAAACTTGATCGCTTAAGTTTTGCTCAATGGTCGCAGAGTAAGTTTCAAAATCTTCATCCACATATCGCTGAGTTTTTTAATGAATATGCGTGGTCTGCATTTGCCGGTGGAGTAGATGAAATATCTGCCGCTCAAATGATTGGCTTTTTAGCCAGTGACCTTGTGGGTATTACTGTATTTCCTGGTGGCAATGCCGCAATCGCACAAGCAATGTATGAAAGATTAAAAAATACTTTGCCTGAAAATTCATTGCGCGCAAACTCACTGGTGCTTGATGTGCGAACTACATCTTCAGGAGTCGAAGTAACTTATACGCAAAACGGTGAGACAAAAACTATTTCTGCAAAAGCATGTGTGTTTGCTGCGCCTAAATTTGTTGCAAAACGTGTAATAGAAAATTTGCCAGCAACACAGCTTGAAGCTATGCAGAAAATAAAGTACCGGGCCTATCTTGTTGCGAATGTATTACTTAATAAAAAGTTTAAGTCTCCGTCTTATGATCTTTTTAGATTAACTCCTGCAACTATTACTGACCCAGCCGTTGATTCAAAGTCTCGCGCATTTACAGATGTTATTTTTGCAAGTTGGGCAGCAGCTGATAACTCGCAACGATCTGTACTGACACTTTATCATGGGTGTCCCTATGATGGTGCGCGGGGAGAACTTTACTCCATCGATTCTTTTTCAAATACGAAAGCACTATTTGAAAGTTCACTGCCAGATTTACTTTCTGCACTCTCACTTTCACAAAGTGATGTTGAAGATTTACGTATCACACGATGGGGACACGCACTTCCATTAGCCGAAAAAGGATTACTCGCAGATGGATTTCTTGAGCTTGCACATCAAGCTATCGAGAATCGAATTTTCTTTGCTCATCAAGACAATTGGGCGAACCCCTGTTTTGAGACGGCACTCTCGTCAGCTATTGACGCGACGAGTAAAACACTGCAAACAATAAAAATGTAA
- a CDS encoding flagellin, translating into MGLRINTNVAAIQANRNLGKAQARQEHALAAIAGGSRIVKAGDDAAGLAISENLRGQIASIRQARSNSNNAVSLIQVAEGGLNEQNNIIIRLRELSIQAASDNVSDVERGFLDNEYQQLSQEFDRIARTTRFGNKSLLDGNGGQFTFHVGAFAGPDNRIEYNLDADSTAGKLDISGLAIRDRDDAAENLDKLDKALVNISSIRANFGAIQSRLQATTSNLDTQYENLSASKSRLSDADIAYETGELLQSQILADAGIGVLSQANQVPLRASKLLNVL; encoded by the coding sequence ATGGGTTTGCGGATTAATACAAACGTGGCTGCTATTCAAGCCAATCGGAATTTAGGTAAAGCACAAGCAAGGCAAGAGCATGCACTCGCTGCAATTGCTGGCGGAAGTCGCATCGTAAAAGCTGGTGATGATGCTGCAGGCTTGGCTATTTCAGAAAATCTACGGGGGCAAATCGCTTCTATCAGACAAGCAAGATCAAATTCTAATAATGCGGTCTCGCTGATTCAGGTAGCTGAAGGCGGTTTGAATGAACAAAATAATATAATCATAAGACTGCGAGAACTTTCGATTCAAGCAGCCAGCGATAACGTCAGTGATGTTGAACGCGGCTTTTTGGATAACGAATATCAGCAGCTGTCTCAAGAGTTTGATCGAATTGCGCGTACGACAAGATTTGGAAACAAATCATTGCTCGACGGCAATGGTGGTCAATTTACATTTCATGTGGGCGCATTTGCTGGACCAGATAACCGCATCGAATATAATTTAGATGCAGATTCTACAGCGGGCAAACTTGATATTTCTGGTCTTGCCATTAGAGATCGCGACGATGCCGCTGAGAATTTAGATAAACTCGATAAAGCGCTCGTCAATATTTCATCAATACGAGCTAATTTCGGTGCCATTCAATCAAGACTGCAAGCAACGACTTCCAACTTAGATACGCAGTATGAAAATCTTTCGGCTTCAAAGTCACGACTGTCTGACGCAGACATCGCCTATGAAACCGGAGAGTTGCTCCAATCTCAAATCCTAGCCGATGCTGGAATTGGAGTGCTTTCACAGGCCAATCAAGTTCCGCTTCGCGCAAGCAAGCTCTTGAATGTTCTGTAA
- a CDS encoding transposase, which yields MAKQLVFKRTLGWGGKRKGSGRPNLSGTVGHIKREVIKSQYPLHITLRIREKIPTLRRKVLLTEFKKSIANAKVHGINVIHFSLQSNHIHLFAESSSNKFLALGMRSLAGRFAKIIKKNAAISKHVSGSGKSTAGSTLARSLFAGSVFKGRYHLHILKTPQEVRNALEYVLLNISKHQRLIEYIDPYSSAQTFTHWRKLLGKRYNSLIKFHSNSFQGDSIDNDSFRRDSCDRDSFKSDPFVRVSDDRSSPDERIIPNDLSDVLSSPRSWLGKVGWMKACT from the coding sequence ATGGCAAAACAATTGGTTTTCAAAAGAACCTTAGGATGGGGTGGAAAAAGAAAAGGTTCTGGTAGACCCAATCTTTCAGGAACTGTAGGCCACATAAAACGTGAGGTTATAAAGTCTCAATATCCACTGCATATTACATTGAGGATACGAGAGAAAATTCCCACTTTGCGACGTAAAGTGCTTCTTACAGAATTTAAAAAGAGTATTGCAAATGCCAAAGTGCATGGAATTAACGTCATTCACTTTTCTTTGCAATCAAATCACATTCACCTCTTTGCAGAGAGCAGTAGCAATAAATTTCTCGCACTGGGCATGAGGAGTTTGGCCGGGAGATTTGCAAAGATTATAAAAAAGAATGCTGCAATTAGTAAGCACGTAAGCGGCAGTGGAAAATCAACTGCAGGATCTACGCTTGCTAGGTCATTGTTTGCTGGTTCTGTGTTTAAGGGTCGCTATCATCTTCACATATTAAAGACCCCTCAGGAAGTGAGAAATGCCCTTGAATATGTACTCCTAAATATTTCTAAGCACCAAAGGTTGATTGAATATATCGATCCATATTCATCGGCGCAGACTTTCACCCATTGGAGAAAGCTTTTAGGAAAAAGATATAATTCTCTCATTAAATTTCACTCTAATTCATTTCAGGGTGATTCAATTGACAATGATTCATTTCGGCGTGATTCTTGTGACCGTGATTCATTTAAAAGTGATCCTTTTGTCCGTGTTTCAGACGATAGATCTTCGCCTGACGAAAGAATTATACCCAACGATTTATCTGATGTGTTGAGCTCTCCTCGATCATGGCTTGGAAAAGTTGGCTGGATGAAAGCTTGTACGTAG
- a CDS encoding HNH endonuclease, with product MTLLFQGKVEVIEEHDEFVRTVRFTYRLPSIIRLNHYVKIRNQSYIRFSRENIYIRDDFSCQYCERRFHPKQLTLDHVIPAVQGGKKNWINIVTACISCNQKKGGRTPAEASMRLKSKPIVPTWLPKVQVKFSYAQAPDSWKEYLILASGF from the coding sequence ATGACATTGCTTTTCCAGGGTAAAGTTGAGGTGATTGAAGAGCACGATGAATTTGTTAGAACCGTTCGGTTCACATACCGCTTGCCAAGTATTATCAGACTTAATCACTATGTTAAAATTCGTAATCAAAGTTACATTCGTTTCTCGCGCGAGAATATTTATATTCGTGATGATTTTAGTTGTCAGTATTGCGAGAGAAGATTTCATCCAAAACAATTAACACTTGATCACGTGATACCCGCTGTTCAAGGTGGAAAAAAGAATTGGATAAATATTGTTACAGCTTGTATCTCATGCAATCAGAAAAAAGGAGGGCGAACACCTGCTGAAGCAAGTATGAGATTAAAAAGTAAACCAATCGTCCCAACGTGGCTTCCAAAAGTTCAGGTAAAATTCTCGTATGCTCAAGCTCCAGATTCATGGAAGGAATACCTCATTCTAGCCTCAGGTTTTTAG
- the meaB gene encoding methylmalonyl Co-A mutase-associated GTPase MeaB yields MAPKESLSSLIKQASLGDIGALARSLTFIERDLKGSLPQIAKLKASKKSLRIGITGPPGAGKSTLVNLLIKNYRKDDYKIGVLAVDPSSPFSGGALLGDRIRMNEHSADSNVFIRSIGSRGGVGGLSAASGAMARVLEYCGFDLILIETVGVGQTELEIMNLAHATAVILVPESGDVIQTLKAGILEIADVFIVNKSDRVGADILAQELKNLVEQESKTPRNVFLTSANRDEGIVPLAKHLLELALKFKNNSKRVQVRNLGQLRALVLASWDQELQKKISKLKIQDPFITFSKFK; encoded by the coding sequence ATGGCGCCCAAAGAGTCACTCAGTTCACTTATAAAGCAGGCATCTCTTGGTGATATTGGTGCGTTAGCCCGTTCATTGACGTTTATTGAACGTGATTTAAAAGGATCTTTACCTCAAATCGCAAAGCTTAAAGCTTCTAAAAAGTCTTTACGCATAGGCATTACCGGCCCTCCAGGTGCTGGCAAAAGTACACTTGTGAATCTCTTAATTAAAAATTACCGAAAAGATGATTATAAAATTGGAGTCTTGGCAGTTGATCCATCTTCACCTTTTTCAGGCGGAGCCCTTTTAGGTGATCGAATAAGAATGAATGAACACTCTGCAGATTCGAATGTATTTATTCGAAGTATCGGCTCGCGGGGCGGAGTAGGTGGCTTAAGTGCCGCATCTGGAGCCATGGCCCGAGTACTTGAATATTGTGGATTTGATCTCATTCTCATAGAAACAGTGGGAGTCGGCCAAACTGAATTAGAAATTATGAATCTTGCACACGCCACAGCCGTTATTCTTGTTCCTGAAAGTGGTGACGTTATACAAACACTTAAAGCCGGAATATTAGAAATTGCAGATGTATTTATCGTCAATAAATCAGATCGTGTAGGTGCAGATATTTTAGCTCAAGAATTAAAAAATCTTGTTGAACAAGAAAGTAAAACACCTCGAAATGTTTTTTTAACATCAGCAAACAGAGATGAAGGAATTGTTCCGCTGGCAAAACATTTACTAGAGTTGGCTTTAAAATTTAAGAATAATTCTAAACGTGTTCAAGTGCGCAATCTTGGTCAATTGCGTGCTCTTGTGCTTGCTTCGTGGGATCAAGAACTTCAAAAGAAAATATCAAAACTTAAAATCCAAGACCCCTTTATAACGTTTTCCAAATTCAAATAA